The DNA sequence TTTGGTGACAACTGATTGAGTTTTTCTAGTTCGTTTAACTTAGGTTCTTGGTTCATCTTACCGTTACATTACCCAGTTTTCTTAACGAGTGCAACCTTATCTCTCTTTTTAATACCTGAATCCTTACTTAGAAAGCTATGTTCTGGCACAAAAAAACATAGAACAAAATCATCAGAATTCTTAAGGGACTTGTAAAAAATTTTGTAATTCAGGCAATCACTTTTCTTTTTGACTCGATTAATAATGCGATCGCCTTAATAATTTTCCTAATTAGATTATTCATGATTTTAATCTGTTCAATAAAAATAAAAAAAGCTAAGCAACTATTTAGTTTGTCTCAGCTTAAGTTAAATCAATAAAAATATAATAGATTAAGCTATAGTTACATACGCGCCAAAGCAGATATCTTTGATAATATTTCTGGTTTTAAACCTTGTAGATCATCAAGATACAACCATTTTTCTTTAACTAATGCAGCAAAATCAAATATAATAGTAGAAAAATCGCAGACATATTTACCATCTATTTCATATCTTTTAGTACTCAATAGATCGTGTAGATACCATAAATCTTCTAATTTTGTAATTGAATTGGCGCGATCTCGAACGTTAGCAATTAAAGCGGAAGTTTCTCTTTCATAGGCTTTTTGTAAGGCTCTTTGGGCTATTTTTTCCTCCATTTCAGAAAAAGTGTTTTTGCTGGCTTCTAACATTAAGGCAAATTTGAATTTAATATTTAATACATTTATTCTATCGTCAAAATCGTATCATTAAAACAGTCGATCGCATAGTGTTTTTAGCGATCGACTAATTACTAAACTAGTTATTACTAAAGTAATTTTAACGAGCTAGATTGAGTAATTCTTTAGGAGATGCTAATAAATCGATCGCCACAAAGAAAATTTTGTTTTCCGAATTCAGCAAAAATCTCCAAGACATATTCATGCCAACACCCGCACCAAACCAAGGAGTTTGGACTTTTCCTGTAACTTTGATTTGTGTGTAACCATCTTCTACTGGTTCTTCAATACCACGCTCTGGAGCTAATTTCAGATTAGGGCATTCTTCTTTAAAAAACCTTAACACTGCATCTTTACCCACGATTGGCTTTTTAAATGGAGGTTGTAGCGCACCATCTTCGCTAAATAATTTGATTAACTCATCAAAGTCATTAGCATTTAACAGATTCATATAGCTCAATACTGTAGGATTACTCACGCCAGTAATCGCCACCTTAGTTCGCTGAGAAATTTCTGTCGGCGGAGCAACAGGTTCACTCACCCTGTCAAAACTGCCCAATTTACCAGTATCAAAGCCCATATCTACTACGGTGTTACGTAATACGGTGATTTGTTGACCCGAATCTAATCCCTGGAGTGTAGTTAGTACTGCATTGGCATTAGCAGACAGTTTGTAACCTTCAGGAATAGGAGCGACAATTCCTTGCTCCATCCATTCCCCTAATCGATACCAAAAACCCAGCTTAATATTAGGAGTCCAAGTAGCATAAGTACGGCAAATTGGTGTATCCGCACGGTTAGCAAGATCGCACATTGTCTGAGACTGTTCTTGAAAACTCATTGCCTTAATTTGGTCAAGAGTAGGCTCAGCAAACTGCATATTGGCAGCTCCCGGAGCAGCAACGGTAATTGTTTTACCCATTTCCAAGTATGCAAACCAAATCCAGGCTAGTTGGTCTTCTGCACTAAGTTGATTAAATCTAGCTGTCAATGCTGGTACCGCATCAGCAGATAAAGTGTTGGCTGAGAATATATTACGTGCTGAGTCAATAGTGAATGGCATAGATAATTTTCCAATAGGTTATCGTGCAATTAGGTTAAAAACATTGATTGTTTAAAACACCGATTCTATTGTAAACATATATTGAGCAAAATTAATTTTTATTTAGAAACAATTAAAGTTATTTACAAATATCAATGCATATGATAGAGAAATATTTAAGTATAATTAAATAAAAACAAGATCTTTTTTGCTCATTCGTCACATCGAGCAGCATCTTTGATCGATCCACTGTTTAGCTTGACGAACAGCATCCATAGTTGTCATCGCACAAGGGACAGCAACAGCGCAACCTCGATCGTGATTGACCCATGCAGCATAAATACAATGTCCTTCCTCTAATTCATCGCGGTCTATTTCTACCTTGCAGTCACGATAAGCAAAAGAAAGAACAATCTGAGGATAATTTGGCTTCATTATAGTTTTTGCTCAACAAATGAGCTTGAGATTAGGAGTACAGGCGATCCCGAAGCTTATGCTAAAGCACATTGTCCTAAAGGATTAGGAGCTTCGCTCCGTCCGCCTGGGGGCGCGTCCCGCTCCGTATATGGTATATCGCTTTTTTAATCTAAATCTGGGAACAGCGGATATCTAGGAGTAGGATTTGGTTTGATATCCGCTGAAGATTAATTTATGCTTACGCAGCAGCTAGATTTTCAGCCACAAAATTCCAGTTGACTAATTTACCGAGAAAATCATCAATATAAGCAGGGCGTTTATTTTGGTAATCGAGATAATAAGCGTGTTCCCAAACATCCATAGTTAATAAAGGAACTTGGTCGCTCGTTAAAGGATTATCAGCATTAAGGGTTTTAGTAACTTTGAGGGTGTCTCCATCCAGCACTAACCAAGCCCAGCCGCTACCAAACTGAGTAGCCCCAGCATTTTTAAAAGCTTCGACAAACAGCTCGAAACTACCAAAGTCAGCCTCAATTTTTTGTGCTAATTCTCCTGTGGGAGTACCGCCACCATTGGGTTTCATACAATGCCAATAAAAGGTATGGTTCCAAGCTTGAGCAGCGTTATTAAATAATCCAGCTTGACTAGCATCGCCAGCGATCGCTTTAATGACCTCCTCAAGCGGCTTGCTATCTAAGTCTGTTCCCTTAACGGCATCATTGTATTTACTGACATAAGCAGCATGATGTTTGTCGTGATGAAATTCTAATGTGCTTTGAGAAATTGCTGGTTCTAAAGCAGTGTAATCGTAAGGAAGAGATGGTAATTCATAAGCCATGGTCGTTTGTTCTCCTCTCGCTATCAAAAATATTTGGACAAAATACAGGAATATTTCCGTTTGCTACAGTCGCGATCGCTAGCAAAAAACGGGTGTTGAGCCTATTCCTAACTCCATTTGTCAGAGAGACCCCGCCTTAAAAAGACGGGGCTTCCTCTGACTTTGTGATAGTAACGCAGTTTCGAGTAATAAAAAATACTCATCCCCTGGAGGGGGAATAGGTCTATGTGAGCATCGATGAATTGAGACTAACCCTGTTTTAAACAAGTAAAGACTGTACTATTTCCCCGCAGTTAAAATAAATAGGGTGTGTTCCTGCCCAAAATTTAAAATCTTTTAAGATTAAAGGGAAAATAGGCTAAAAGTAATGAAATGGGAATTCCACAACTAGTTATTGGCAATAAAAACTACTCATCATGGTCACTTCGTGCTTGGCTAATTCTGGCTAAACTAGGTATTGAGTTTCAGGAAATTCGTGTACCTCTTTTTAGAGAAGGATATCAAGCAGAAATACGGCGTTACTCTCCAGCAGGCAAAGTCCCCATTTATTTAGAAGACGATCTTACTATTTGGGATAGTTTAGCTATTGCCGAATATTTCGCCGAACAACATCCAGAATTATTGCCTAATGATACCAAGCAAAGGGCTTTAGCTCGCTCACTAGCTGCCGAAATGCACTCTGGTTTTTTTGCCTTGCGATCGCAAATGCCGATGAATTGTCGCGCAACCAACCGAAAAGTAGAACTTACTTCCGAATTAGCTGATGATATTCAACGAATTCAGGCTATCTGGACTAGTTGTAGAAACCAAAATACTCAAACTGGTTCATGGTTATTTGGTAATTTTACTATTGTCGATGCTATGTATGCACCAGTAGTTTTTCGCTTTAATACTTATGGTGTTAAATGCGAGCCAATAGTTACTGATTATATAAGCTGGGTATTAAACGATCCTGATATTAAACGTTGGAATGAAGCTGCCAAAAATGAAACAGAAATAATTCAAACAGCGGAAGTGGGAGTTCAATAACTTATACCTAAAGCGATCGTTTATCCTTTAGGGCTTTTTAATATTTTTGTTGCCAAATAAAAAACGCTCAGAAGCAATCTGAACGTTGGATTAAATATGTAACTTAGCTTAGAGCTTTAAAACTAGCTAATTCGCCTCTAAGATAGATTACAAAGCATTAGCACCTGCAACTACCTCGGAAAGTTCCTGAGTGATTGCAGCTTGTCTGGCTTTGTTGTAGGACAAGGTTAAATTACCCATCAGATCTGTGGCATTTTCACTAGCATTATTCATCGCTGTCATCCTTGCTGCTAGCTCACTCGCTGCTGCTTCCTGTAAAGAGCGCAAAATTTGGTTGTTGAGATACAGAGGTAGTAAAGCATCTAAAATCTGAACTGGATCTTGTTCAAATATTGTATCTTGAGGATATGATTCAACTTCTGAAGTGACGCTTTCTCTTTCTACACCAAACTTTCCACCTTTAGTAGTAAGACGGAAGATTTCATCATCTTTGACTGCTAACCCTTGAGTTGTTAAAGGTAGCAAGGTTTGAATTACAGGTTTAGAAGCAATTAAAGAAACAAACTTAGTATAAATTAGTTCTACTTTGTCTACTTCTTCTGCCAAAAATAAAGACAGCAATTCGTCACCAATTTCCGATGCTTCAGGCGCAGTAGGTATTTGCTCTAAACCAACAAAGCTTTTTTCGATCGGCGCATTGCGGGTTTCGTTACCAAAGTATTGAGTTGCTTTACGCCCAATGACAACGTAAGTATAACCAATACCTTGAGCGGTTAATTCTTTAGCTCTGTTCTCAGCCCTACGAATTACGTTAGCATTATAACCACCACATAAACCGCGATCGCTACTAACTACTAATAAAGCCACTTTTTTGATTTCTCTTTGTTGAAGCAAAGGCAGCTCAACATCTTCAAACTGAAGTTTGCCCTGAATATTATAAAGCACCTGGGCTAAACTGTCGGCAAAAGGACGAGTGGAGTTGACCTGTTCTTGAGCGCGACGAACCTTAGCAGCAGCAACCAGGCGCATTGCTTCGGTGATCTTCTTCGTATTTTTAACTGACGCGATGCGATCGCGAATCGCTTTTAAATTAGCCATATTATATAAAGGAATGAAGAACGAAGGATGAGGAAAAAGTCATAGGTAGTAGGTAGTAGGTAGTCCTAAAGGACGACGCGTAGCTAGTCCTAAAGGACAAGCTTCGCAAATGCTTTAGCATAAGCTTCGTGACCGTAGGGCGACGCGTAGCTAGTACTTTAGTGAATCCTTTAGGGCAAATAGGTAGTAAGTCAATATGATTGATTCTACATGTCCTGCTTCCCCGTTACCTATTACCTATTACCCATTACCCATTACCCTTAAAATCTAGGCTGTTGCCATGAAGGATTGTTTGAATTCGTTAATTCCTTCTTTAAGCAGGTTTTCCGCTTCGTCGGTTAGTTTTTTCTCAGAAGCAATGATCTCACCATATCTAGCTTTGCTACTACCGAGATATTCTTGTAATCCTTGAGCGAAATCACTCGCTTTTTCGACAGGAACATCATCTAAATAACCATTTAAGCCAGCGTATACTTTTGCTACCTGCTCGGCTACTGATAGAGGAGAACCTTGAGCTTGTTTAAGAATTTGACGTAGACGTTGACCTCTGGCAAGCTGATTTTGAGTAGCTGCATCTAAGTCTGAGGCGAACTGAGCAAATGCTTCTAGTTCAGCAAACTGAGCTAGTTCTAGCTTAAGTTTACCTGCTACCTGCTTCATCGCTTTGGTTTGAGCTGCCGAACCGACACGAGATACTGAGATCCCCGCATTGATCGCTGGACGGAAACCAGCATTAAATAAGTCAGAAGACAAGAATATTTGACCGTCAGTAATGGAAATTACGTTAGTCGGAATATAGGCTGATACGTCACCAGCTTGAGTTTCAATGATCGGTAGAGCAGTCATACTACCACCACCCAAAGCATCACTCAATTTGGCTGCACGCTCTAATAAACGGGAGTGAAGATAGAATACGTCTCCTGGATATGCTTCACGACCTGGTGGACGGCGTAATAACAAGGACATTTGACGATATGCCTGTGCCTGTTTGGTCAAATCATCGTAGACAATCAAAGTTGCCTTACCTTGATACATGAAGTATTCGGCGATCGCAGCACCTGTATAGGGAGCAAGGTACTGTAGAGTAGCAGGATCGTTAGCGTTAGCTGCAACAACTACAGTGTAGTCCATTGCTCCTTTTGATTCGAGGGTATTAACTACCTGAGCTACTGTAGAAGCTTTTTGACCGACAGCCACATATACGCAGATTACATCTTCACCCTTCTGGTTGATGATTGTATCGACTGCCACGGCAGTTTTACCTGTCTGTCTGTCGCCAATAATCAATTCACGTTGACCACGACCAACGGGAATCATCGCGTCAATCGCTGTAATTCCTGTCTGCATTGGTTCACAAACTGACTTACGGGCAATAATCCCTGGTGCCATAGATTCAATCAGGCGAGTTTGATCGCTCTTGATCTCACCTTTGCCATCTAGAGGCGCTGCTAAAGAATCGACAACTCTACCAACTAGAGCGTCACCCACAGGAATTGCTGCAATCTTACCAGAAGCTTTGACTGTACTGCCTTCTTGGATTCCAAAACCGTTACCCATCAGTACAGCACCGACGTTATCTTCTTCCAAGTTGAGGGCGATACCTACTGTACCGTCTTCAAACTCTAGCAGTTCTCCTGCCATTGCCTGTTCTAGACCGTAAACCCGTGCAATTCCATCACCTACTTGAAGTACAGTACCTACATTGGAGATCTGAACATCCTGTTCGTAAGATTCGATCTGCTGCTTAATAATGCTGCTAATTTCGTCTGGTCTGATGCTAACCATAGCTTTATTTCGTATGTAATTAGTTTTATTCTGTCTGACTGTTGAGACGCGATCGCTGAGTATAGCTACGTCTGGTTTGTAATTTAGGGATTTAAGCTGATACTAATACGACGGAGTTGTCCGCGAATACTGGCATCAA is a window from the Pleurocapsa minor HA4230-MV1 genome containing:
- a CDS encoding orange carotenoid-binding protein, yielding MPFTIDSARNIFSANTLSADAVPALTARFNQLSAEDQLAWIWFAYLEMGKTITVAAPGAANMQFAEPTLDQIKAMSFQEQSQTMCDLANRADTPICRTYATWTPNIKLGFWYRLGEWMEQGIVAPIPEGYKLSANANAVLTTLQGLDSGQQITVLRNTVVDMGFDTGKLGSFDRVSEPVAPPTEISQRTKVAITGVSNPTVLSYMNLLNANDFDELIKLFSEDGALQPPFKKPIVGKDAVLRFFKEECPNLKLAPERGIEEPVEDGYTQIKVTGKVQTPWFGAGVGMNMSWRFLLNSENKIFFVAIDLLASPKELLNLAR
- a CDS encoding superoxide dismutase encodes the protein MAYELPSLPYDYTALEPAISQSTLEFHHDKHHAAYVSKYNDAVKGTDLDSKPLEEVIKAIAGDASQAGLFNNAAQAWNHTFYWHCMKPNGGGTPTGELAQKIEADFGSFELFVEAFKNAGATQFGSGWAWLVLDGDTLKVTKTLNADNPLTSDQVPLLTMDVWEHAYYLDYQNKRPAYIDDFLGKLVNWNFVAENLAAA
- a CDS encoding glutathione S-transferase family protein, which gives rise to MGIPQLVIGNKNYSSWSLRAWLILAKLGIEFQEIRVPLFREGYQAEIRRYSPAGKVPIYLEDDLTIWDSLAIAEYFAEQHPELLPNDTKQRALARSLAAEMHSGFFALRSQMPMNCRATNRKVELTSELADDIQRIQAIWTSCRNQNTQTGSWLFGNFTIVDAMYAPVVFRFNTYGVKCEPIVTDYISWVLNDPDIKRWNEAAKNETEIIQTAEVGVQ
- a CDS encoding F0F1 ATP synthase subunit gamma; protein product: MANLKAIRDRIASVKNTKKITEAMRLVAAAKVRRAQEQVNSTRPFADSLAQVLYNIQGKLQFEDVELPLLQQREIKKVALLVVSSDRGLCGGYNANVIRRAENRAKELTAQGIGYTYVVIGRKATQYFGNETRNAPIEKSFVGLEQIPTAPEASEIGDELLSLFLAEEVDKVELIYTKFVSLIASKPVIQTLLPLTTQGLAVKDDEIFRLTTKGGKFGVERESVTSEVESYPQDTIFEQDPVQILDALLPLYLNNQILRSLQEAAASELAARMTAMNNASENATDLMGNLTLSYNKARQAAITQELSEVVAGANAL
- the atpA gene encoding F0F1 ATP synthase subunit alpha gives rise to the protein MVSIRPDEISSIIKQQIESYEQDVQISNVGTVLQVGDGIARVYGLEQAMAGELLEFEDGTVGIALNLEEDNVGAVLMGNGFGIQEGSTVKASGKIAAIPVGDALVGRVVDSLAAPLDGKGEIKSDQTRLIESMAPGIIARKSVCEPMQTGITAIDAMIPVGRGQRELIIGDRQTGKTAVAVDTIINQKGEDVICVYVAVGQKASTVAQVVNTLESKGAMDYTVVVAANANDPATLQYLAPYTGAAIAEYFMYQGKATLIVYDDLTKQAQAYRQMSLLLRRPPGREAYPGDVFYLHSRLLERAAKLSDALGGGSMTALPIIETQAGDVSAYIPTNVISITDGQIFLSSDLFNAGFRPAINAGISVSRVGSAAQTKAMKQVAGKLKLELAQFAELEAFAQFASDLDAATQNQLARGQRLRQILKQAQGSPLSVAEQVAKVYAGLNGYLDDVPVEKASDFAQGLQEYLGSSKARYGEIIASEKKLTDEAENLLKEGINEFKQSFMATA